In Telopea speciosissima isolate NSW1024214 ecotype Mountain lineage chromosome 10, Tspe_v1, whole genome shotgun sequence, the DNA window GTAATTAGCACACCTGTTGGCCCTCCCTCAATTTGACTGGTATCTGCACCCTTCATATGGTGCACTGTTTTCTGCGAAGGCATTCAAATTTATATGCCCATAGATACCAAAGTGAAAGGCAAAAGCTAAAAGCAATAAGCACgtagttgtgtgtgtgtgtgtgagagagagagacagagagagagagagagaagcaaagaAGCAAGAGATTAGAAATGATAGCTTTTCTAAATTTGACCATGCTTCCAGGCAAGGCCAGCAGATCGAACATCATCAATTTCTAGATACTAGCATAAACATACGACTTCAGTAAAATAAGTTAGGAACAAAAATAAGTTAGGAACAGAAGAGTTACTACCATCAGAAGGGCTTGGCATACAGCTATCACAATCACTCCTTGGCTTCCTGCTATGTGAAGCCCCGGGATTCCAAGGTAGTCAAGAGTATCTCCCTTGTGAAAATTCATGAAAAGGAAATAACTAGTATTAACATTCCTCAGTTTCTTTTTAGtcaagaagaaactcaaaaaaaaaaaaaaagaggggtaaATTTGTGTAAGGTTTATGGATAGTTAGGCAAGGCTGCTGCTTTGAATATTATGTGCAATGGGTAAGAGAATCAACTTCAGATAAACATTGGTGTTAAAAACAGCGGGTAATCCCACAACCCACCATTGGCAAACAAAGTGATCCAGAATGTACTTCACCAATTTATCTAAGGTTCCCTGCATATCTTGCCcaatacaaatataaaaattaacaTATTGTAGCTAGATGCAATTTCATGGAGGATTTGTGAACGATAAGTAGATCAATCTGTAAAGGTTATTTTAGAATGACATACTTAAGTTGCTATTATGAATTATTTGACCAAGAGGTATAATTGTGCTAGAACCAATCCTAGTGGGTAGTCCTAACCATCCCATCAATGTAATCTTTTGGATGGTCAGAGAAGATATGGAGATCAGTCCAGATAATGGTCTACCAATCATGTTCACAAGTCTAGGGTGATAGAAAAGACTTGAATCTACCAGGAGAACCCACTAGTAGGACTCTTAAAATTTGTCTTAGAACTACCTCAATATTTCATAATGTATTATCCAGTAAAAGAGAGAAGCTCTGTCTCCATGCTATTGCTCTAAGTTTTGTTGAGCAGGCATGTTTCTGGACATGTCTCTCAAGAGCAAGAGGACCTTAAATATTTAACAATTGTTTCAAAAAAGTTACTGATTATTTAATTCTTCCACAAATTTCAAAAAAAGTAAACCAATTCTCAAAGAGATATTGGAGTTTTGTGGAAGGGATTCTACTCCATAAGCAACCATTGACCATACAACATCTGAATAAAGCACCACCGCTTGAAAAGTTATATCAAGTGTAGATATTAATGGTGTGGAAGATGGAGCTACTTGCCTTAAGTTTTGCATACCCAACTCGCCACCATACAGGTTCAACAAAGTGAACAGCACCTGATTGGTCCAACAACTCTGGAATCAAGGCGCCAAGGGAGGCAAGCATTGCCCATCGAGCATGCAATATTTCAAAGCTGCATAAGATAGTAAAAATATTATCTTTTTGGAAATTCAATCTTCAATTTTGAGAggtaaaaattaaaaagtaaactGCTttagaatcatagttgtcaaggcgatgCCTAGGCACCTTGGATGCCTTGTTAGTTTCACCTAGATTCCAAGCTCCtgccaatgccttgggtcgcatagacgccgtgacaactatgtttagAATATAAGTGAGATGTATACTATATGCTACTTTACAAAGGAGTGCCCACTTAACGATAATGACTATGGAGATTATCATATCATAGGATGCAGCAGAGGCATCTACATTTTACATACAACATTGTGGTGAAAGACACATCATATGCATGTCTAGAATAGTGaaggaaaatcaaaacaatCCATCATCACAATAGAATCCTATATCAATTAAATGCCAACCATCTTCCCCATGGAAGCATATTGGAAACAAATGAATTGAATGGAGATGTATTAAATGAAAAATTACATACTCAACCATAAATACCATACTTGAAGTATTTCTGAAAAGCGACCGGATCCTTGCTCAGGCCAGCAACATCAAAACCATAGTCACCAGGTAGTTCTCCAGTGAGATGTGCTGGATAATCATACTTGATTGGACCCAGCCAGCGGGGACGCTCTTCTCCATACCAAAAACTGCATCAAGATCAGAAAAGAACAAGACAAACTACATGAAGTTGTTACATAACAAGAAATTCCTCTGTCAACCATTTCCTAGTGGAGAGGGTTTTGATCATAGGGACAAGAGGATGAACTAATTGAATAGTCATTTGGTTTGGTCAATTCCACTTTTCAGCAGAGATGAAGACCCACAACCCTTCAGGGACTTCCAGAGTCAAGATTGTTTACCAGGTAGCAAAGAGAAAAGCATCATATTGCCTTTTGCATTTCAAGAGACACAATATGGAAAACCAGCTGATATCTGAATACAGAAAATCCTTAAGGAAACAATTCGCCATGCCATTTACACATATCCTCATGCAAAACTATCCAAACTTCATTCCAACCTGCTCTAAGAACTACAGAATTAGATTGGTTGGAGACACGAGTTGTATCAAGGCAGAACTCTTTATCCTATGAGCTCTCAGAGGAGGTAAATCTTGGTGAGCTGCATTAAGGCATAACTCTTCATCCTAGGAGCTCCCAGAAATGGTAAATCTTACTTGCTTAAGCGTTGGATTCAATAGAGCTGCAAAGCTCCGTTGGTCGAAACAAAGCAATTCTCAAAATCTGAAAAACCAGATCCTAGGAGCACTATTCCGATATCCGTTTAAGTTAGTAAATGAGTGATTCAATTTATTGCTTGAGAAAATAGCAGCAAACTAGGACCTGCCCACCCCCAAATATATTTACTTAATTAATAGAAAATTCTACCAATTAACAAGACAATCGTTTCTTGAGAAGAAACTTGAAACCTCGAAGACTGAAATTTCCTCAATTTACCTATCTTTTCTGGCTTTCTCCGCTAAAGCCTTGAACTTGGAAGAGTTCTTAACAGCAACCTCCTTCGTCTCCAGCATTCGCCTCTGAAGCGCAACTCCGACCGAACTGTTGGCGATAGCTTTCACGGCGGTGAAAGGAATCGCAGAGAATATGAGAACTCCAGCGAGCTTCAACAAGTCGATAACCCAAACAGTGAAAACGATGTTTAAATGGAGAGAAAAGTGAAAATCGATTTCTGAGGAAAAACGAAAACCACAAATTCTGAGACCTCTTGCCATGAAGCTCTGCAACCTGAACTCGAATTTGTTTGTCTGTAACTTAAATAGCGATTtcgaggcttcgagttgaagtGCTTCAGGGAGAACCCATCCAGAGAACCATGGAAaagagacgaagaagaaagagatgacGACGAGGTCTGAGATGAGATCAGAGGCAACGCCATCTTCAGTGGACGTCGGAGGATACAGAGAGAGTGGTGGGGACTGGGGAGACTTTTGTTTGTCTCGAACTTCCTATTCTGTTAGCACGTAGGAGTCTTAGGACCAAGGTATCGGACTCGGTGTCGGTCACTCCAAAACCTTTTCGGATCAGGATCGGATCGGTACAAATCAGTCAGGTCGGTCAAAAAACCCTCCAAAATCGTTTTTTTATGATGTGGGTCATGTATCGGCCAAATTTGGTGGGTGTTTTGATCTCGAgattggatcggccgatattaGCTAGATTGGATCGATCAATATCGATTGATATCGGTCAGtatcggtcaagataatattaaaaaaaaaacttaaaaactttgaaaaaatcaaaaaatattcagttggatcggatcggccgatccagggaacgatccagtcaaaccttgtaTCGGTCTAATCTTGGGATCGGACTCAACCAATACCAATCCGAGATTCAGAACCATGCTTAGGATGGTAAAGTgtttaaaaaatcagaatcttTCGGGATCTGGATCTATCTATCAATCCGGACACAATCTAGAATCAGTACAAAATACGAATCGACTTAAAATCATCCCAAGTCCTGACCCTAGATTTCGTACAGAATTGACGTGAGCGGTATTGTCCGAATCATAAATCGGCCTATCCAATTTTTAAATCCCCGACTAGAATGATCCGCCAAGTCAACTCACATAAGTCCCATATGTCATGTGAGATACGGGTTCAAGTTTGGCTTTGTTGGCCTAAACCCGCGCTAGGTCCAAACAaggcctaggctgagataccTTGACCCTAAGGGTGTTTCAAGGCGAGAAATTTCTGATTCAAGGTCGAGTCAGGCCGGGCCAGAGTTGAGGCTTTGGGCTGAGCCCAGCCCGACcatgtcttctttttcttctccctggcctagcccaacccttgcatctcccttcccctttcCTGAAAGAGATCATTATATTTCATCTTCCACTCGTGCCATGCATAATGCTGAAGGTTGACATGGACAACGAACTATATCatgggtaggggtgtcaatacccaacccgaatcAATGAAACCGGCCTGAACCAGCCCGAACGAGTCCGGACCACACcagaccgaactcttaatggtttgggttcagtttgtggatccagagaggcaaacggtttggtttggtttgggctagcccgacggtgcatcggtagcccgaacccaaaccgaaccgacctaacccgataaataagtaaatcaataaatgcctaatgccccatgccccctaaatgtgttgtgatagtttctcactttatctcatatcctttgttagtgattacccaaccaattgtatccataggccataggacataggatacaaagatgcattgtatttgaaatattttatgtacttaaaagagaaagagaagaaaaattagcactaaccggaccttactagttatataaaaccggtaccaaaccgaatccaaaccgatatcaacacGTTATCATAAGCCGAAACCGACACAAAACCAAACCGCACTgaaaccgaacatttcttaatggtttggttttggtttctataaaagtcacaccgaaactgAAAAGCCCGAactgaaaccggcccgaaccggcccattgacacccctaatcatGGGTGTCCAGTGTCTAATtgcttttaatttcaatttcaactaTTCTTGTTGAATTCTGATATGATATCTCAAAGCCTGTGATGTTCTATACATATTCTAGTCCCAAGAGTGGGCATGACGTGTGTAGATCGTTTTAGCATATGTTTGAAtgtcaatatatgttcatttgtaAATGGTAAAATAAATCCTTTATTTGAATTAGCCAGTTTAGAAAGCCCATGTCAGACTCAATACTCCTCATGCtgtcagggccaattagggtcagccaGGACCAACCCTGAAGgtgagtcagggttggattttcaaCCTTGAGTTAGGGTGAAGCACTCAGGGTTGGGTAAGTCCGGCCCAACCGGGCCCTTTTGCAATCCTAACATGAGGAGTTCTTTGGAAGGCATCGAGAGCATGAAAAAATTTAATAAGTTTTTTTTgaccgagtttcccttcacccattcTTTCACCATGGGCATTGGTACTGTCGAATGGCCTAGGGaagggaaaattatctgctccatttcctgctCTGTGCATttcccaagtccctctaatagggggtagaccaggcagggggtagggtggtcatttctacctccctattagaggaacttggggaattGGACCGGACAGGGAAATAGAGCAGATAATGATCCATAGGGAAGGGATAATTTTGACTCCAAAAACTAGGGGATGGGAGCTGATGATAGGACAAGAGTCTAATATGGGGACATCATTAGTGGTGAGGGGATTCTTTCTCCCCCCATAGTGAAGGAAACCTTTTGCCAATCTTATTATTTCCTCTCCTACTCTGAATTTATGAGTCCCATATTGACGATACCTTATTTAGAACCATTGTTGGTGTTGTGTGTAGATTCTTCCCCACACTGAGGTCATGAGAAatcatctcctttttttttttttaaacttcttGTTAGagcaaacaccaaccaaaaatacgaaaagaaagaagaacagagcAAGAGGACACAGAGATATAACGTGGCTCACACatcagtatggtgtgctacatccacgggcgaaggcgaagatgattcactatgcaaatTGGAGAAAAATTATAATGGAGAACTCttaagaacacccaaaacggcgTTGTTGCTctctcccagaaaccctaaaacgaaaaaccccaaatctta includes these proteins:
- the LOC122644020 gene encoding chlorophyll a-b binding protein 7, chloroplastic, producing MALPLISSQTSSSSLSSSSLFHGSLDGFSLKHFNSKPRNRYLSYRQTNSSSGCRASWQELAGVLIFSAIPFTAVKAIANSSVGVALQRRMLETKEVAVKNSSKFKALAEKARKDSFWYGEERPRWLGPIKYDYPAHLTGELPGDYGFDVAGLSKDPVAFQKYFNFEILHARWAMLASLGALIPELLDQSGAVHFVEPVWWRVGYAKLKGDTLDYLGIPGLHIAGSQGVIVIAVCQALLMVGPEYARYCGIEALEPLGIYLPGDINYPGGALFDPLGLSKDPVAFEELKVKEIKNGRLAMVAWLGFYLQAALTGKGPVQNLLEHISDPLHNNLISLLKSM